The Kineothrix sp. IPX-CK genomic interval GTTGATAACACCCATAAGAGCCGCACCGACAATAACGCCGGGAATCGTTCCTGTTCCGCCATAAGCAGATGCACCGCCGATAAAGCAGGAACCGATAGCATCCATTTCATAGTTTGTTCCATAAGTAGGCTGAGCTGATGTCATACGTGCAATCGTGAGCATTCCGGCTAAAGCTGCTAAAAATCCCATATTTAAATATGCAAGGAAATACACCTTATTCGTGTTGATACCGGAAAGCTTCGTTGCTTTTTCGTTACCTCCTACCGCATAAAAATAACGTCCAACGGTAGTATTCGATGTGATATAACCGTATATAAGAACTACGATCATTACCCAGATAAGTGCTGTAGGAATACCTCTATACTGAGAAAGCCTTATTGTAAATGCGAGTATTACCGCACAAATCAGGACTATCTTAATGAGACTGGATGCCAATTTGTCCGTCCCATAACCCTTTTTGGATCTTACTATCCTATTTTTCAATTGAATCGTAATATAGATCACACATGCAATGATACCTGCTATCATACATGTCAAGTTGAAACCTTCTACGCCGAATATGTCCGGGACATAGCAGTTAGCACCGCCGCCGAAAAGCTTAATGAACGCCTCCGACTTAAGAGATACCGTCATGCCGTCGAGCACTACGTTAGAAAGCCCTCGGAATACGAGCATACCTGCCAGCGTCGTAATGAAGGGCGGGATGCGCACAAAAGCGATCCAGAATCCCTGCCATGCACCGATTAAAAGTCCCGACAGGATCATTGCGATAATTGCCAAATATGGATTTAATCCTCTGTTTTCCATTAAAACGGCGCCGATCGCACCTACAAAGCATACTACAGAACCTACGGAAAGGTCGATATTTCCTCCGGTCAAAATACATAGCAGCATACCGGATGCCAGTACAAATACATAAGCATTCTGTGAAATCAAGTTACTGACATTTTGGGGAAGGAGAATCTTACCGCCGGTTCCCCATGTGAAAAAGGCCGTTACAAGAACGAGAACAATAATCATCGTATATTTTTTAACGCCTTCCATCAATCTTACTCTATCCATAATTTACGCTCCTTTATTACTAACCTTCAATATGTGTGACATAATCAGTTCTTGTGAAGCTTCTTCAGCCGCAAGTTCTCCAACCATTCTTCCTTCATTCATGACATAGATACGGTCACACATTCCAAGAACCTCCGGAAGCTCCGATGAAATCATGATAACTGACTTTCCCTCTGATACCAATTGATTGATAATGCAGTAAATTTCATATTTAGCTCCGACATCAATACCTCTTGTAGGTTCATCAAGTATTAAAACATCGGGATTAGCAAACATCCATTTTGCCAGCAGAACCTTTTGCTGATTGCCGCCGCTTAAGTTGCCTACATTCTGCTCCACCGAAGGGCACTTGGTTTTCAGTTTGTCTTTGTATTCCACTGCCACCGCATATTCCTTATCTTTATTAATAACCGTATAGCTGCTCACTTCTCCCAAATTGGCCAATGTAGTATTGATCTTAATGGGATTGCTAAGTATAAGTCCGTTACCTTTCCTGTCTTCTGTTACGTAAGCTAATTTATTATCGATCGCATCCTTTACGGAATTGAGATTTACCTCTTTTCCGTTTATCTTGATTTGTCCGGATATGTTGCTTCCATAACTTTTACCGAAAATACTCATTGCGAGCTCAGTTCTCCCCGCTCCCATAAGTCCGGCAATTCCCACTACTTCACCTTTTCTGATATTTATGCTGACATTGTCAACGACTTTCCTTTCGGAGTAAAGGGGATGGTAGACCGTCCAGTCATTTACCTCCATCTTTATTTCACCGATTTCTTTTTCTTCACGCTTAGGGAAACGATTCGTCAAATCGCGTCCGACCATTCCTTTTATGATACGGTCTTCCGAAATGTTATCCACCGCTTTATCGAGAGTCTCGATTGTAGCGCCATCTCTGATAACCGTAATTTTATCCGCAACATAAGCGATTTCATTTAATTTATGAGAGATAATAATGGAAGTCATTCCCTGCTTTTTAAATTTAAGCAATAAGTCGAGAAGAGCCTTGGAATCTGACTCATTTAAGGATGCTGTCGGCTCATCCAGTATAAGCAGCTTTGCATCTTTGGCAAGAGCTTTGGCAATTTCCACCAGCTGCTGCTTGCCAACACCTATATCTTTAATCAGCGTTCTGGATGATTCTTTTAATCCGACTGTTTTCAAAAGCTCATCCGCACGTCCATACGTTTCATTCCAGTTTAATGCGTATTTATGTCCCCTCTCATTTCCCAGAAACATATTTTCACCAATTGTCATATAAGGAACCAGAGCCAGCTCTTGATGTATAATAACAATTCCTTTTTCTTCACTGTCTCTAATTTTAGTAAATTTGCATACTTCACCATCATAAACAATATCACCTTCATATGTACCATAAGCATAGATTCCGCTGAGTACATTCATCAAAGTAGACTTTCCGGCACCGTTCTCGCCTACAAGAGCATGGATTTCTCCTTCTTCTACCTGCAGGTTAACATCATCCAGCGCTTTTACTCCGGGAAATGTCTTGGTGATATTTTTCATTTCCAATAATATTTTTGCCAATTTCAAGTTCCTCCCAATATCTAATCAACCATTTCACCTAAGAATGCAGGCGGATGTCCGCCTGCATTCAGTTGTATTACCTTATGACGCAAGTCATATTAAATACTTGTCAGTTCATTTACTGTAAATCAGACTCTTTGTAGTAACCGGAATCAATCAACAATTCTTTGTAATTATCGATGTCTGCAAATACGGGCTCGCAAAGGTAAGAAGGAATGATACCTGTACCGTTGTCATAGCTTTCCGTATCGTTTACCGGTGCCTCGCCGCCTTTCATAACAGCGTCAACCATCTGAACTACCTGTGTTGCTAATGTACGGGTATCTTTGAAGATTGACATAGACTGCTTGCCGTCGATCATGTTTTTAACGTTTGCGATATCGCAGTCCTGACCCGTAATAATCGGCCATTCTCCGGTATAAGCTGCTGCCAGAGAGTTAGTGGCGCCAAGTGCTGTGGAGTCATTAGAGCAAAGAACTGCATCTAATTTTGTTCCATCCGCATAGTAAGAAGCGATGATAGCGTCCATTCTGGACTGTGCTGTTTCTGTTGACCAGTTAGCTGTCGCAACTTTTTCAAAAGCTACAGAACCGGATTTTACAACCAGTTTGCCTTCATCGATGTACGGCTGAAGAACATCCATTGCACCGCCATAGAAGAATCTTGCATTGTTGTCACCGGGGTCACCCGTAAAGATTTCAATATTGAAAGGTCCTGCCGCATTATCGAGATCAAGCGTGTCTCTGATGTATTCGCCCTGCTTTGTACCTACCATGTAGTTATCAAATGTAGCATAATAAGTAACAGCATCCGAATTCATGATCAAACGATCATATGCAATTACCGGGATTCCTGCGTCCTTTGCCTGAGCGAGAACAGTTCCTAAAGAGTCACCATCGATAGAAGCAATTACTAAGAGCTGGCATCCGTTGGAAATCATATTCTCAATCTGAGATACCTGCGTAGTAATATCATTGCTTGCATACTGAAGGTCAACCTCGTATCCGGCTTCCTTCAACTGTGCTTCCATATTAGAACCGTCCTGATTCCAACGCTGTAAATCTTTTGTCGGCATTGCTACGCCTATTAATCCGCCGGCAGCATCTGTTTCTGCCGGAGCTTCCGCTGCTTCTTCTGCAGGAGCTGCTTCTTCTGCAGGAGCCTCAGTTGTCGTTTCTGCCGGAGCCTCTGTGGTCGCTGTCGTATTGGAGCTTCCGCATCCAACAAGCAGTGTCGCTGCCATTGCTACGCTGAGCAATGCACTTATTACTTTTTTCTTCATTCTTGCAAATCCTCCCTTAAATTTGTTGTTAACAACTACTTCCTTGTTACAAATCGAATATATCATAATAAAAATAGGATTTGCTTGTATTCTTCTTCAAATTTTTAATATTTTATTAAATAAAAAAAAGGAGATGCTAGCATTTTTTTGTGCCATTCGTCCATCTCCTTCAAAATATTCCTATTCCTTTTTGTCATATTTACTAATTCGGCATTTTATCCGGCACATTAAGGTAAACATCTTCCTTTAAATGAAATCCGCTGTTAATAATGACCTCATTTATATTATCAATATTTACGCTAATCGGCTCCAAAACAACATAAGGGATATCATAAGTACCGTCATTTATTTTTTTAACATCACTTCCCAAATCTCCTCCATTTGCAAGAATGATTGCATATTCAGCCGCTGCCTGCGCCAACTTTTCCACCGGCTTGTATACTGTCATCACCTGAGTTCCTTCCACGATCCGCTGACATGCTTCCAGCTCGGCATCCTGCCCTACCACAGCAATTTTTCCTGCCAGACGCTTTTCCGCAAGGGCATGTACCACCGAAGTAGCCAGACTGTCATTTCCGCACATAATCCCCCCCGCCTTGTTTACCATCGACGAGTTTTCATATATGTAATTTCCGGCAATCTCCGGTTTCCAGCCGTCCGCATTGATGCCGCCTATTACATCGATATTATATTGGTTCATAACTTTCATGAAGCCATTTCTTACAAGCTCCACATTATTATCCGTAACAGGTCCCTGCAGCATTATTACCTCATCGGTTTTTAATCCACTGTCGACAAGAGCCTCCGCCATCATTGTTCCTACCGCCTCATTATCAAAGGATATATACAAATCCGCATCCGCATCTTTAATAATTCTATCATAACATATGATCTTAATCCCTTGCACTTTTGCCTTTTGAACGACATCCTTCAAACGGCTTCCGTCTATGCTGATGATAACAATAACATCCATTTGCTTATTAATAAAATACTCAATTTGTTTTATCTGTTCCTCAACTTCACCATTTGCATTCTGCACATTTACTTCAGCACCGTATTCTTTTGCCGTAGATACGAACACATCCCTGTCCCTCTGCCAGCGCTCTATAACAAACGAATCGAAGCACATTCCTATCTGGATTTTATCTTGTCCTGTTTCCACTTTTCCGGTATTCTCTGCCTGCGTGTTTCCACAGCCTGCCAATAATGCAGATAAGAGACAAAATATGACTGTCAGACGCCTTCCTTTTTTCATATTCTTAAATTCCCTCCTTGTACTCCGTAGGGGTCACACCGACATTCTTTTTGAATGAACGGCTGAAATAATTAGGATCCTGATAACCTACCATGACACATATTTCTTTCATTGTATAATTCGTGTCTTTTAAAAGCTCTTTTGCCTTATCTATTCTCACATTCGTTAAATATTCGATAAAATTCTGTCCCGTCTCTTCTTTGAAAATCTTACTGAAGTAATAAGGACTTATATTTACCCTTCTGGAGATATCATCCAGCGATACATCTTTATTATAGTGCCCGGCAATATATTCTTTTGCCTCTTCCACCACATTGCTGGACTTTTCCTCTCTTTTAGTCGCCACATTGCGGCAGGCTCCTGTCATCTTCTCCACAAACCATTCCTTAAGCTATTCTATTCCCTGCAGTTCCATAACAACTGGCAAGTAATCCGTTCTTGCGCAGAACTGGTATGTCATTCCTCCGTTTTCGTATGCCAGATGTTCTGCCCATAAGACAAATTCCAAAGTTTTCAGACGAATATCCATAACACTGGCCGGATAGGTTTCTCCCATCCAATCGAAATACCTGCCCGAATAGATAAGAGTAGCGTTAATATCTCCCTTTAAAATCGAGTCGAACAACTCCTTTTCCAAATCGATAGGATAATTATCCTCATATTCACATCCAAGCGGAAGATCCTCTGCATGAGCAACGCTTCCCGTTGTATTGATCAGCGCATTCAAAGACTCATTATAAGATTCCTGCTGATCATTAAGACTTTTTACCGAGCCGATACCGATACGAAAGCTGACATCTATTCTTTTCCGCATCTTTCGTACCAGCTGCCTCGCCTTTTCGATCAGCTCAATTCTCTCATTATAATCCATTTTAGAAGAACCATACGGAACGAGCACCGGTATCTTATTCGCCATGATTCCTCCGACGATTCCCGGAAAGTACTCCTTAATAAGCTCCCTTACCTCTCTGTAATGACTTTGAAGGCGCATTCCGGCTCCCACTGCATTGGTCATATAATTTCCCCTCTGCTCTTCCCCGCACACTACTCCTATCATGTATCCATACTCTTCATTTATTCCCAGAAGACTCTTATAATTTTCCACATCTTCCTTGAAATATTCCTGAAGCAGTATATTATATATTAGTCCGTTTTCAATGATAGGAACCACTGTCTCCAGCTTTTCCTTAACCATTAAATCATTGCTCCTTTTAGCCCGTTCATTATCGATCTGCACCATGGCCTTTTTCAAGACCTGCGTTATCTTCTCTCTATTCATGGGCTTTGTAAGGTATTCCATTACTCCTAAATTAATTGCCTCTTTCGCATAGTCAAACTTATCGTACGCGGACATTATAATAAAAATAACGTTAGAATTCGTTTTTCTTATTTCTTTCATGGCTTCTATGCCGCTGATACCAGGCATGTGAATATCCATAATGGCAATATCCGGACGCAGATGCTCTGCCAGTTCTATGACGTTTCGCCCGGTTTTGGCATACTCCACTATGCACTCATCGCCAAACTCTTTTTCGATAACGAATTTCAAAGAATCGATTACGATACCCTCATCATCCGCAAGCATTATCTTATACATCTTCATACCTCTTTTCTTGAACGGGAAGATATATTCTAACCTCTGTTCCCTTGTTCTCACCTTCGCTTACTATTTCCAGTACGTCTTCGCTTTCTAAGAATAACTTTAACCTGCTTATTACGTTATCCAGGCCTATTCCATTTGAATTTCCTGAAATATCTTCAGATTTTAGATTACCGTTCAGTATCTTTTCTATTTTCTCTTTCTTTATCCCAATTCCATTATCGCGGACACTGATACATACGTTATCTTCTATTTCATATACCGAGAGAATGATTTTTCCTTCCCATCCAATATCTCTGATGCCATAATTTACACTGTTTTCGACTATAGGCTGCAAGATCATGCTGGGGACCTGAATATTATTGAATCTTTCATCAACATTTTTCTCAAAATGGATCTCCCCCGAAAAACGCACATTTAGAATGTATATATAGCTATCTATTAAGCTTATTTCGTCACCCAGCGTTACGATTTCATTATTCTTCATATTATATCTGAAGAATTCCGCCATATTCTGTACATATTCATAGGTTCTGTCCGCTCTCTCCATCATCGCCAGCTGTGCGCCCGCATTTAGCGTATTAAACAAGAAATGGGGATTGATCTGGGCTTGCAAGTATTTCAACTGTGCGTCCTTTAAATGGGTTTCCATCATTAATTCTTTTTCTTTCATGGCACGTTCTTTTTCCATGCTCGTCTTTATCCTGGCTATATATGCCCGTATATTAACAATCATTTTATTAAATGCCTTGGTCACGACTCCTATTTCATCACGTGACTGCACTTCAAGAAGATCCAAATCAAAATTCCCTTTTGCAACTTCACTGGCAGCTACCGACAATGCCTTAAGAGGATTTGTGATGGTCCTTGTTAAGACTATCGTTAATACTATATTACATATAACTACGCAGATCAGTATGCCATTGCTGACTAACTCCAAGGACTTAAAAGAAATGGACAATGCCTCATATGTCAGCGAATTATTCTTGAACTGTTCATTATTCAGGCTATATATGTACGTACTTATGTACTCATATAGCTCGCTCGCGTTCTCATAGCGAACTTTATATTTTTCAACATTCCGCCCGCGCTTCGCCTCTACCGTCTGATTGGTCAGCTCCAAATAGTTGTCGGACATATAACGTATGTTTCTCTCCATAAGAAGCAGCTGATCGTTACTGATAATATCATTCAGCTCTAACATCATAGATTGATAGTTCTGTTCACTTCTATAATAGTCCTCCATGGAATCCGACGACTTTGTATTCAGATAAGTAGTCATACTCGTCTGCACATTCGTTAACGCATCATTTAGTTCATTCAGCTTGACATTTCCCTGATATACCACGTCCAATTTATTAACCATGCTGTTAATATTGAGATACATAAATAAATTGACGACAAAAATAATAACGCTGCTGGTTACCAGAGTCAATGCGATCTTAGTCTGTAAAGACATGTCACGGATACTTTTTCTGTTTTTGTTCAAAAGTTTCTCACTCATCGTTCTTGCCATCTCCAATATAACTTACAACATTATCTGAGTTGATCACGGTAACGTCTACTGAAAAATATTCGCTGACATTACCAAGCTCATAAAATTCGTTCAAAGCTTCTACACAAAGCCTCCCCATCTGGCTCGTATCTATAGAAATCGTTGAATATATTACGTTTCGTTCTATTGCCTGCAGGATAGACGGAGCATCATAATATCCAATAATATCTATGCTTCCTACTTTATTATAATCGACTACCGCCTGATAAACGCAGGCAGTACTCAGTTCATCCAAGCAGATGATGATATCCGGCAGCACCTCCGAACTCATAAAAATGTCCCGGATAGATTCTTCGGCCGAAAATGTATTTTCATTATCCACCATTTTCATCTCGAGGTGTGCGCCGCCGCCTTTTGGCATTTCATTCATGGCAGTTTCCTGAATACCTGAAAAAAGCACATTTTGACTCGTACCGTCAGAACTTCCGCTCATCAATATAAGGACGTTCTTCTCATTTTGCCCGCATAGCTCTATTACTTGCCTTCCGTATTCGCGCCCGAGGTTATAACTGCCAACACCGACAAAGCTCTGCCGCTCTCCGCTGGTATTATCTCCTAATACTGTAACTACCGGAATTTGCTGATTGACAGCCTCATTTATTAGTTCCGTTATCTTTGCACTTTCGTCTGCCTCAACGATAATTCCGTCTACTTGAGAATTAATCGCAACCTTCATTAATTCTTCCCGCGAATATTCCTCCGACAAATTATTGCCAAGCATCTCTACATAGACATTTGTTTCCTGTCCGTCTTCTTTCGCTCCGTCATAGACAGTTTTCCAGAATTCCGAGGTTCTGTCGTTAACAATCATGACGTAATATTTTTCATATGCTTCACGTTCTTCATAATCCAATACTTTAGTTATTTTTCCGGTTTGTATTTTGAAAAAAGCAAGGCTTCCTATTATAGCCAGAATCACAAATAATATTATGCTGATACTAATAATAAAAACTTTTCTATTATCTTCCATCTCAATACCTATCTGCGCGTTGCGGCGCGCACTCAAATCAATAGTTGAATACGTATTTTTATTCAATATTTTAATATTGCGATAATTCTTTTTATTTTAAGCATGTAAATTTAATAACGTCAATATTTTTAATATTAACATAAAATCGGTAAAATATCTGGCTAATATTTTATAGAATAAGAATGTTTTCTAACGTTAATAAATTAACGGGATTGACACATTTTTATCAGTATGTTTTTTTTTAAATACTTTAGAAAAACTTACTTAAAAAGTGTTTCCAGAACAAAAAAAATCTGTTACATTCATAGTATAATTGGGGAATTAGGGTTATACAATACTATAATTTTACTTTATTCTACACAGGAGGTTTTATATATGAGGTATTTCTTTAACGGCAAGATTGAAAAGCTGGAGGATATTTATTGTATCCGCATTCCTTTTAACATTTGGGAGGTGTGTCAGCAGAGAGGTTTCATTCATGCGGACATTACCTTAAACAACAAAGTGATAGAATGCGAACTTCTTCCCGAAGAAAAAGGTAATTACAAAATTTATCTGAATGAGGAAGATGTATCTCATGTTGATATTACCAAAGTTCACAAAATATTACTGCATATAAGTAACAGCTTAATTGAAATAGGTAAAGAAAGTCCTTACACTCTGGAACATCCCATTCGTACGATTGACAGTATGAACATTCTCATCCAGCCTGATGACGGCCTCTGCGGACAGACTTGCGTAGCGATGTTAGCAGGTGTTACCATTGCAGAAGTCATCAGCGACATGGGCTTTCGCGAGTGGCAGGCTACCATAGGCAGAGTTATTCCCGCCCTTAACTATTATGGGCTCGGCCACACCGGCACAATTATTTATCCGGGCGGCGGAGAAGAAGTTATCTTCCCCAAATGCTGTATCATCATCGAACGCATGGGAAGATTCGGTCACTATCTCGTACATTACGATGGTAAATTCTATGATCCCAGCTTAGGCATTATGGAATATTATGATACGAGCAAATTGCTCGGCTATCTGGAGGTAATCTCCTGCTAGACAGTACTGTTTGATTGAAAAAACTATGCGTGGACCCGGAGGCTCAGTACGGCTGCCGGGTATTTTTTCGCAGTGCTGTACATTAAATCAAATTCAGAAGAGGTTATTTTATATAAAAAATGAGATTAGGAGTTTTTTTACTGCCGGCAGGAAAACCTTTCCCTTAGATAAAAATATTTTAAGCAAAAATTATCAAGAACTATTTTTCTAAAAAGCTTATAATGATGATATGCTCTTAGAAAGGAGGATATATATGGACCATTATTCTAAAGTGCGTGATACGCTTGAATTCATTGAGAAAAATCTGGATCACAAGATTAATCTTGACGATCTTTCGCAAAAAACCTATCTTTCCAAATATCATTACCACAGGGTTTTTCACAAGATAACAGGAGAATCCGTCGCCAGATATATAACAAAGAGGCGGATGGCAAAGGCCGGAGAAGAGCTTTCTGAGACCGATGAGCCTATAATTGATATTGCCCTAAAATATCAGTATTCTTCCCAGGAATCCTTTTCAAGGGCTTTTATGCGGATTTATGGCGTTGCTCCGGGAAAATATCGGAAGATATACGGCAACAGTAAATCCAATAATGTGATCAATCTTAGCTGCTTCAATCAAATCACAACTATGGCTGCATAGGCAGTATATGGAGGAAGTATGAGTAATCTTGTACCTATGGTGATCGAGCAAACATCCCGAGGCGAACGATCTTATGATATTTTTTCGAGGCTGTTAAATGACCGTATTGTCATGCTTAACGGCATGGTGACGAATGAAACTGCCAGCCTGATTATAGCGCAGATGCTCTTTCTGGAATCTACCGACTGTGATAAAGATATCCACTTTTATATCAACAGCCCGGGCGGTTCTGTTACAGACGGGTTCGCTATTATGGATACCATGAACTATATCAAGTGCAATGTCTCCACCATCAGCGTAGGCCAATCGGGAAGCGCGGCTTCGTTGCTTTTGGCATCAGGAACAAAAGGTAAACGCTTTGCACTGAAAAATAGTGAAGTGCTAATTCATCAGCCTTCAATATCCGGCGGGCTGCAAGGGCAGGCCACAGATATTAAAATCCACAGTGACTGGCTGGAAAAAACGAAAGAGAAACTGAATGAGATATATAGTAACCTTACAGGCCAATCACTCGAAAAAATCAAGGAAGATATGGAACGAGATTTTTACATGACGGCTGAGCAGGCAAAAGAATATGGATTAATTGACGAGATTTTTTGATGGTAAACTCCCTATCATAGGCTTGAATGCCGAATCCGCGAAATGATTTGACAGCAGTACTATAAACTATTATGATAAAAGTGAGAAAAAATATCACTTATACGCAAGGAGGAAAAGGTATGGATATGAAGTTTTTGAAGTGCAGTCATTGTGGAAATATCGTTTTATTTGTGGAGAGCAAGGGAACGAACGTAATGTGCTGCGGAGATAACATGAAGGAGCTCGTAGCTAACACTACTGATGCCGCGCAGGAAAAGCATGTTCCCGTATATTCCGTAGAAGGAACAACGGTAAACGTTTCCGTTGGTTCCGTTCCTCATCCGATGTTAGAAGAGCATTACATTCA includes:
- the mmsB gene encoding multiple monosaccharide ABC transporter permease — its product is MDRVRLMEGVKKYTMIIVLVLVTAFFTWGTGGKILLPQNVSNLISQNAYVFVLASGMLLCILTGGNIDLSVGSVVCFVGAIGAVLMENRGLNPYLAIIAMILSGLLIGAWQGFWIAFVRIPPFITTLAGMLVFRGLSNVVLDGMTVSLKSEAFIKLFGGGANCYVPDIFGVEGFNLTCMIAGIIACVIYITIQLKNRIVRSKKGYGTDKLASSLIKIVLICAVILAFTIRLSQYRGIPTALIWVMIVVLIYGYITSNTTVGRYFYAVGGNEKATKLSGINTNKVYFLAYLNMGFLAALAGMLTIARMTSAQPTYGTNYEMDAIGSCFIGGASAYGGTGTIPGVIVGAALMGVINLGMSIMGVDQNIQKVVKGLVLLAAVIFDVVSKRGGKLISNS
- the mmsA gene encoding multiple monosaccharide ABC transporter ATP-binding protein, with the translated sequence MAKILLEMKNITKTFPGVKALDDVNLQVEEGEIHALVGENGAGKSTLMNVLSGIYAYGTYEGDIVYDGEVCKFTKIRDSEEKGIVIIHQELALVPYMTIGENMFLGNERGHKYALNWNETYGRADELLKTVGLKESSRTLIKDIGVGKQQLVEIAKALAKDAKLLILDEPTASLNESDSKALLDLLLKFKKQGMTSIIISHKLNEIAYVADKITVIRDGATIETLDKAVDNISEDRIIKGMVGRDLTNRFPKREEKEIGEIKMEVNDWTVYHPLYSERKVVDNVSINIRKGEVVGIAGLMGAGRTELAMSIFGKSYGSNISGQIKINGKEVNLNSVKDAIDNKLAYVTEDRKGNGLILSNPIKINTTLANLGEVSSYTVINKDKEYAVAVEYKDKLKTKCPSVEQNVGNLSGGNQQKVLLAKWMFANPDVLILDEPTRGIDVGAKYEIYCIINQLVSEGKSVIMISSELPEVLGMCDRIYVMNEGRMVGELAAEEASQELIMSHILKVSNKGA
- the chvE gene encoding multiple monosaccharide ABC transporter substrate-binding protein, yielding MKKKVISALLSVAMAATLLVGCGSSNTTATTEAPAETTTEAPAEEAAPAEEAAEAPAETDAAGGLIGVAMPTKDLQRWNQDGSNMEAQLKEAGYEVDLQYASNDITTQVSQIENMISNGCQLLVIASIDGDSLGTVLAQAKDAGIPVIAYDRLIMNSDAVTYYATFDNYMVGTKQGEYIRDTLDLDNAAGPFNIEIFTGDPGDNNARFFYGGAMDVLQPYIDEGKLVVKSGSVAFEKVATANWSTETAQSRMDAIIASYYADGTKLDAVLCSNDSTALGATNSLAAAYTGEWPIITGQDCDIANVKNMIDGKQSMSIFKDTRTLATQVVQMVDAVMKGGEAPVNDTESYDNGTGIIPSYLCEPVFADIDNYKELLIDSGYYKESDLQ
- a CDS encoding sugar ABC transporter substrate-binding protein — protein: MKKGRRLTVIFCLLSALLAGCGNTQAENTGKVETGQDKIQIGMCFDSFVIERWQRDRDVFVSTAKEYGAEVNVQNANGEVEEQIKQIEYFINKQMDVIVIISIDGSRLKDVVQKAKVQGIKIICYDRIIKDADADLYISFDNEAVGTMMAEALVDSGLKTDEVIMLQGPVTDNNVELVRNGFMKVMNQYNIDVIGGINADGWKPEIAGNYIYENSSMVNKAGGIMCGNDSLATSVVHALAEKRLAGKIAVVGQDAELEACQRIVEGTQVMTVYKPVEKLAQAAAEYAIILANGGDLGSDVKKINDGTYDIPYVVLEPISVNIDNINEVIINSGFHLKEDVYLNVPDKMPN
- a CDS encoding AraC family transcriptional regulator, whose protein sequence is MTGACRNVATKREEKSSNVVEEAKEYIAGHYNKDVSLDDISRRVNISPYYFSKIFKEETGQNFIEYLTNVRIDKAKELLKDTNYTMKEICVMVGYQDPNYFSRSFKKNVGVTPTEYKEGI
- a CDS encoding response regulator, whose product is MYKIMLADDEGIVIDSLKFVIEKEFGDECIVEYAKTGRNVIELAEHLRPDIAIMDIHMPGISGIEAMKEIRKTNSNVIFIIMSAYDKFDYAKEAINLGVMEYLTKPMNREKITQVLKKAMVQIDNERAKRSNDLMVKEKLETVVPIIENGLIYNILLQEYFKEDVENYKSLLGINEEYGYMIGVVCGEEQRGNYMTNAVGAGMRLQSHYREVRELIKEYFPGIVGGIMANKIPVLVPYGSSKMDYNERIELIEKARQLVRKMRKRIDVSFRIGIGSVKSLNDQQESYNESLNALINTTGSVAHAEDLPLGCEYEDNYPIDLEKELFDSILKGDINATLIYSGRYFDWMGETYPASVMDIRLKTLEFVLWAEHLAYENGGMTYQFCARTDYLPVVMELQGIE
- a CDS encoding sensor histidine kinase codes for the protein MSEKLLNKNRKSIRDMSLQTKIALTLVTSSVIIFVVNLFMYLNINSMVNKLDVVYQGNVKLNELNDALTNVQTSMTTYLNTKSSDSMEDYYRSEQNYQSMMLELNDIISNDQLLLMERNIRYMSDNYLELTNQTVEAKRGRNVEKYKVRYENASELYEYISTYIYSLNNEQFKNNSLTYEALSISFKSLELVSNGILICVVICNIVLTIVLTRTITNPLKALSVAASEVAKGNFDLDLLEVQSRDEIGVVTKAFNKMIVNIRAYIARIKTSMEKERAMKEKELMMETHLKDAQLKYLQAQINPHFLFNTLNAGAQLAMMERADRTYEYVQNMAEFFRYNMKNNEIVTLGDEISLIDSYIYILNVRFSGEIHFEKNVDERFNNIQVPSMILQPIVENSVNYGIRDIGWEGKIILSVYEIEDNVCISVRDNGIGIKKEKIEKILNGNLKSEDISGNSNGIGLDNVISRLKLFLESEDVLEIVSEGENKGTEVRIYLPVQEKRYEDV
- a CDS encoding sugar ABC transporter substrate-binding protein, translating into MNKNTYSTIDLSARRNAQIGIEMEDNRKVFIISISIILFVILAIIGSLAFFKIQTGKITKVLDYEEREAYEKYYVMIVNDRTSEFWKTVYDGAKEDGQETNVYVEMLGNNLSEEYSREELMKVAINSQVDGIIVEADESAKITELINEAVNQQIPVVTVLGDNTSGERQSFVGVGSYNLGREYGRQVIELCGQNEKNVLILMSGSSDGTSQNVLFSGIQETAMNEMPKGGGAHLEMKMVDNENTFSAEESIRDIFMSSEVLPDIIICLDELSTACVYQAVVDYNKVGSIDIIGYYDAPSILQAIERNVIYSTISIDTSQMGRLCVEALNEFYELGNVSEYFSVDVTVINSDNVVSYIGDGKNDE
- a CDS encoding DUF1905 domain-containing protein; the protein is MRYFFNGKIEKLEDIYCIRIPFNIWEVCQQRGFIHADITLNNKVIECELLPEEKGNYKIYLNEEDVSHVDITKVHKILLHISNSLIEIGKESPYTLEHPIRTIDSMNILIQPDDGLCGQTCVAMLAGVTIAEVISDMGFREWQATIGRVIPALNYYGLGHTGTIIYPGGGEEVIFPKCCIIIERMGRFGHYLVHYDGKFYDPSLGIMEYYDTSKLLGYLEVISC
- a CDS encoding AraC family transcriptional regulator, yielding MDHYSKVRDTLEFIEKNLDHKINLDDLSQKTYLSKYHYHRVFHKITGESVARYITKRRMAKAGEELSETDEPIIDIALKYQYSSQESFSRAFMRIYGVAPGKYRKIYGNSKSNNVINLSCFNQITTMAA